A segment of the Bacillus licheniformis DSM 13 = ATCC 14580 genome:
CAGCCAAAGCTGCCATCGGAATTTGTACGACCCAGTCGCCCAGCACCATGATTAAAAACATTAAGAAGACACCGGCAACAAAGGTGGACAAGCGGCCTCTTCCTCCTGATTTTACATTGATCACAGACTGGCCGATCATCGCGCATCCCGCCATGCCTCCGAAAAAACCGGCGACAATGTTGGCGATGCCCTGTCCGCGGCTTTCCCTGTTTTTGTCGCTTTCCGTATCCGTCATATCATCAACAATAGAAGAGGTTAATAATGACTCAAGCAAGCCAACGATGGAAAGCGCAAAGGCTGTTGGAAAAATAATGGCCAATGTCTCAAAATTGAAAGGAATATTGGGAATCATAAAGGCAGGCAATGATTGCTTCATTTCTCCCAAATCACCGACAGTGCGCAGATCAAAATGACCGAAAATGGCAAATACAGTCATCGCAATAATGGCAACAAGTGCAGATGGAACGGCTTTTGTAAAGCGGGGAAGAACATAGATAATCAACAACGTAATACCGGCCACAACATACGTCATATTCGAAACTCCAACAAAATGAGGAACCTGCGCCATAAAGATTAAAATGGCCAGCGCATTTACGAAACCTACCATAACCGACCGCGGAATAAATTTCATAAAGCGCGCAATCTTCAGCACCCCAAATATTAATTGGATGATTCCCGTTAAAATCGTAGCAGCAAATAAATAATCAAGCCCGTGATCTCTGACCAAAGTTCCCATCAAAAGAGCCATCGCCCCGGTCGCGGCTGATATCATCGCCGGACGGCCGCCCGTAAAGGAAATGACAACGGCGATACAAAAAGATGCGTACAAACCTACCATCGGGTCTACACCCGCAATGATGGAGAACGCTATGGCTTCAGGAATGAGAGCAAGCGCTACGACGATACCCGAAAGGATATCCCCCCGTACATTAGAAAACCATTCGCTATTTAATTGTTTAACATTCAAAGATTCAACACCTCGTTCGTGATCATTTGCTTCTAACTCTCATAGAAGCCATCTGTTTTTAACATGTTTCACTTTAGCAAACCTGTATCAAAATGTCTATATGGTTTTTTTTGCCGCGGCCGTTTACTCCCCGCACTCCCGTGGAAATAAACACGAAGAAATTAAGAATGTAATTTTGAAAAGAGTCCAATCTAAGGATTAGAGGGGGTTTCAACATGGCGCAAGAGCTGGAAAAACGGCCGGGGCATACAAGATGGTATATTTCTTCTTTATTAAGCAGCATGATCATTTTAAATTACTTTGACCGTGTTGCCATTTCAGTCGCAGCTCCTGCGATACAGGATTCCTTTCAATTGACGGCAACCCAATTAGGCATCGTCTTTTCCATCTATACCTACTCATACACGCTGATGCAGATTCCGGTGGGGAGTCTCTTGGATAAGTACGGCGTTGCCTGGGTGACAAGGGTCGGAATGACCTTGTGGAGTTTTCTAACCATTATATTGGCTTTTTTACAGGGAAAACTGCTTCTTTATATTGTCAGATTTTTAATCGGGCTGACGAGTGCTTCAGCTTTTCCTGCCGCATCCAAAGCAACGGCCTTATGGTTTCCGCCTAATGAGCGCGGCCTTGCCAATTCCTTGTTTGACTCGGCAGCCAAGTTCGCGAATGTCATCGGCGCGCCTCTCGTAGCCTTTTTAGTTACGACATTCGACTGGCGAGCCGCTTTTTTAACGATCGGAATCATTAATGTACTGTTCACCGTATTTTTCTGGTTGTATTATGAACAGCCCGATCGGCACAAACGAATCTCAAAGGAAGAGCTCCATTATATTCAAAAGCATAATGCCGTATCAGAGGAAGATATCTCGGAACGGACGCTTATTGCTTTAAAAGCGATGCTGACAAACCGTAAAGTATGGGGGCTGATGATCGGATTTACGGGTTACGGCTATACATTCAACCTGCTCTTAACCTGGCTGCCGACCTTCTTTAAAGAAACATACGGAATGGACATTATGTCCTCAGGGCTGTTTACAGCGGTTCCCTGGCTGATATCGACGGTTTCCGGAATCGTTGTGGGCGGATGGCTCGTCGATTTTTTAATTCAAAAGGGGCATTCGAATACAAAGGTATACCAGACCATTATCGTAATCGGCATGAGCCTTGGATTTGCCTTTCTGGGAGCTGTTTTCACGCACAACATCACGATTGCGATCATTTGCATTTCCGTCGGCTTAGCCGGAATATCTGCGACCGCGCCTATCGGCTGGTCGATATCAGCCGATATTGCACCGGTTGGTTCCATCTCTCTGCTCAGTTCAATGGTCAATTTGGCAAATAACTTATTCGGAGGGATTATCGCGGTTTCATTAACGGGCTATCTGGTCGATGTGACCGGTTCATTTACGCTCAGCTTTTTAGTAGCCGGATTTGTATTACTGCTCGGGCTCGTGTTCTACCTCGCAGTCCTCGGCGATATAAAGCGAATTCGTATTGGCAAGCAGAAAACCTGAATGCTGAAGGAAACGACCCGGCTTTTGATAAATAAAAAAAGAACAAGACCGCATTGGGTCTTGTTCCTTTTATCGGCTTACTCGCCTGCTACGTATGGAAGTAAAGCCATTTGACGAGCGCGTTTGATTGCAACAGTCAATTTACGTTGGTATTTCGCGCTTGTTCCTGTTACACGGCGTGGTAAGATTTTACCGCGCTCAGAGATAAATTTTCTAAGAAGATCTACATCTTTGTAGTCGATGTGCGTAATGCCGTTGGAAGTGAAATAACACACTTTACGGCGTTTCGCACGACCGCCTCTGCGTCCTCCTGCCATCGTTATTTCCCTCCTTTCTGTTCTGGTTTTATTTTATTCGTCCGTCATCCATTAAAATGGCAAGTCGTCATCAGAGATGTCAATCGGCTTTCCATCATTTGCGAATGGATCGTCATTGAAGCTGTTGCCTTGATTGCGATTCTGATTGTTTTGACTGCCGCCGAATGGAGCCGGTTCATTTTGTCCGCCGCCAAAGTGTTGGCCTCCCTGGCCTCCGCTGTAACCGCCGGAACCAGAACCGCCGCCTTTAGGCTCCAGAAATTGAACACTTTCAGCTTGAACTTCCGTGACGTATACACGCTGTCCCTGCTGATTTTCATAGCTGCGCGTTTGCAAACGTCCAT
Coding sequences within it:
- a CDS encoding SulP family inorganic anion transporter, producing the protein MNVKQLNSEWFSNVRGDILSGIVVALALIPEAIAFSIIAGVDPMVGLYASFCIAVVISFTGGRPAMISAATGAMALLMGTLVRDHGLDYLFAATILTGIIQLIFGVLKIARFMKFIPRSVMVGFVNALAILIFMAQVPHFVGVSNMTYVVAGITLLIIYVLPRFTKAVPSALVAIIAMTVFAIFGHFDLRTVGDLGEMKQSLPAFMIPNIPFNFETLAIIFPTAFALSIVGLLESLLTSSIVDDMTDTESDKNRESRGQGIANIVAGFFGGMAGCAMIGQSVINVKSGGRGRLSTFVAGVFLMFLIMVLGDWVVQIPMAALAGVMIMVSIGTFDWSSFSMLRKVPLTDSIVMIVTVVTVVATHDLSKGVFAGVILSAIFFVAKISKLKIEEKSEENAVKYIIKGQVFFASVQDFVNSFKTGEQTKKVILDFSEAHIWDDSAVAAIDKVVLKMKEQGIDVDLIGLNESSWKLVEKLATYDQPHRSVSNH
- a CDS encoding MFS transporter; this encodes MAQELEKRPGHTRWYISSLLSSMIILNYFDRVAISVAAPAIQDSFQLTATQLGIVFSIYTYSYTLMQIPVGSLLDKYGVAWVTRVGMTLWSFLTIILAFLQGKLLLYIVRFLIGLTSASAFPAASKATALWFPPNERGLANSLFDSAAKFANVIGAPLVAFLVTTFDWRAAFLTIGIINVLFTVFFWLYYEQPDRHKRISKEELHYIQKHNAVSEEDISERTLIALKAMLTNRKVWGLMIGFTGYGYTFNLLLTWLPTFFKETYGMDIMSSGLFTAVPWLISTVSGIVVGGWLVDFLIQKGHSNTKVYQTIIVIGMSLGFAFLGAVFTHNITIAIICISVGLAGISATAPIGWSISADIAPVGSISLLSSMVNLANNLFGGIIAVSLTGYLVDVTGSFTLSFLVAGFVLLLGLVFYLAVLGDIKRIRIGKQKT
- the rpsR gene encoding 30S ribosomal protein S18 translates to MAGGRRGGRAKRRKVCYFTSNGITHIDYKDVDLLRKFISERGKILPRRVTGTSAKYQRKLTVAIKRARQMALLPYVAGE
- the ssbA gene encoding single-stranded DNA-binding protein SsbA encodes the protein MLNRVVLVGRLTKDPELRYTPSGAAVATFTLAVNRTFTNQQGEREADFINCVVWRRQAENVANFLKKGSLAGVDGRLQTRSYENQQGQRVYVTEVQAESVQFLEPKGGGSGSGGYSGGQGGQHFGGGQNEPAPFGGSQNNQNRNQGNSFNDDPFANDGKPIDISDDDLPF